A single Methylobacterium sp. 17Sr1-1 DNA region contains:
- a CDS encoding acetate/propionate family kinase, with amino-acid sequence MILAHLVLNAGSSSLKFQVFGADDFEAGAAGGPHRLYRGRVEGLGGTPRFIVRDRDGALVADERPDGHAFGHEAALLHVAAWLRAHRGGHRLAAVGHRVVHGGIAYDAPVQVDDAVVRALERLVPLAPLHQPHNLEPIRIVRRRFPDLPQVACFDTAFHRGQPEVAQLFALPAEVTARGVRRYGFHGLSYAFIASALPKHAPALAEGRTVVAHLGSGASLCALHRGCSVATTMGFSALDGLPMGTRCGSLDAGVVFFLLREMRLEPDEAERMLYTRSGLLGVSGLSNDMRTLRAHAATDSGAREAINLFVYRIGRELGSLVAALGGIDGLVFTGGIGENDAATRAEVLRGAAWAGFRLDEAKNDAGGPLITRGPGPQAFVIPTDEEAMIARGMRAVLAPASRPAA; translated from the coding sequence ATGATCCTGGCCCACCTCGTCCTCAACGCCGGCTCGTCGAGCCTGAAGTTTCAGGTCTTCGGAGCGGACGACTTCGAGGCTGGCGCGGCCGGCGGCCCGCACCGCCTCTACCGCGGCCGGGTCGAGGGCCTAGGCGGCACGCCGCGCTTCATCGTGCGCGATCGCGACGGCGCACTTGTGGCCGACGAGCGGCCCGACGGTCACGCCTTCGGTCACGAGGCGGCGCTCCTCCACGTCGCGGCGTGGCTGCGCGCCCATCGCGGCGGCCACCGCCTCGCCGCGGTCGGGCACCGGGTCGTGCATGGCGGCATCGCCTACGACGCACCGGTTCAGGTGGATGACGCGGTGGTGCGGGCGCTGGAGCGGCTCGTGCCGCTGGCACCCCTGCACCAGCCGCACAACCTGGAGCCGATCCGCATCGTGCGGCGGCGTTTTCCCGATCTGCCGCAGGTCGCCTGCTTCGACACAGCCTTCCACCGCGGCCAGCCGGAAGTCGCCCAGCTCTTCGCGCTGCCGGCCGAGGTCACGGCGCGCGGGGTGCGCCGCTACGGCTTCCACGGCCTGTCCTACGCCTTCATCGCCTCGGCCCTGCCCAAGCACGCGCCCGCCCTCGCGGAGGGCCGCACAGTCGTGGCCCATCTCGGCAGCGGCGCCAGCCTCTGCGCCCTCCATCGCGGGTGCAGCGTCGCCACCACGATGGGTTTTTCCGCCCTCGACGGGCTGCCGATGGGAACGCGCTGCGGTAGCCTCGATGCCGGCGTGGTGTTCTTCCTGCTGCGGGAGATGCGCCTCGAACCCGACGAGGCGGAGCGGATGCTCTACACCCGCTCGGGGCTGCTCGGGGTCTCCGGCCTCTCGAACGACATGCGCACCTTGCGCGCCCACGCCGCCACCGACAGCGGCGCGCGCGAGGCGATCAACCTCTTCGTCTACCGCATCGGCCGCGAGCTCGGCTCGCTCGTCGCCGCGCTCGGCGGCATCGACGGCCTCGTCTTCACCGGGGGCATCGGCGAGAACGACGCCGCGACCCGGGCCGAGGTGCTGCGGGGCGCCGCCTGGGCCGGCTTCCGGCTCGACGAGGCGAAGAACGATGCGGGCGGCCCGCTGATCACGCGAGGCCCCGGCCCGCAGGCCTTCGTCATCCCCACCGACGAGGAGGCGATGATCGCGCGCGGGATGCGCGCGGTGCTCGCGCCGGCATCGCGGCCGGCGGCGTGA
- a CDS encoding LapA family protein, with amino-acid sequence MIRFLKGLILLPIAIVVVLLAVANRQPVMLSFDPFSNGTPAFSLPMPLYALIFAAVAVGIVVGGIGSWLGQGDTRRDRRAKGRELARLRGEAERLRQTASAHTPTVGRTALPAPVSRA; translated from the coding sequence ATGATCCGCTTCCTCAAGGGCCTGATCCTGCTGCCCATCGCGATCGTGGTCGTGCTCCTGGCGGTGGCCAACCGCCAGCCGGTGATGCTGTCCTTCGATCCGTTCTCGAACGGGACGCCGGCCTTCAGCCTGCCGATGCCGCTCTACGCGCTGATCTTCGCCGCCGTGGCGGTCGGCATCGTGGTCGGCGGCATCGGTTCCTGGCTCGGCCAGGGCGATACCCGCCGCGACCGCCGGGCCAAGGGCCGCGAGCTCGCCCGGCTGCGGGGCGAGGCCGAGCGCCTGCGCCAGACCGCCTCGGCCCATACCCCGACTGTCGGCCGCACCGCCCTGCCGGCTCCGGTGAGCCGCGCCTGA
- a CDS encoding phosphate acetyltransferase, producing MPPARPAARERDPIAKSPDPRRCTITDLATNCDLFCQKSAAPGDSTVAHATTRAAPAHRRHEKYERLIAAAQSLPRLKVAVAHPCDEAALGAALEAADLGLIEPILVGPRERILAAAATLATQEPERWRIVEAGHSHASAAQAVALVQACAAEALMKGSLHTDELMAAVVRRDGGLRTARRLSHCFVMDVPGHADPLIVTDAAINIAPSLEEKRDIVQNAIDLAHAFGVETVRVAIVSAMETVNPKVPSTIDAAALCKMADRGQITGAVLDGPLALDNAIDLGAAAIKRIRSAVAGRANVLVVPDLEAGNMLAKSLTFLAGADAAGIVLGARVPIILTSRADSQTTRLASCAVASLVAAARRTTTALPEV from the coding sequence ATGCCGCCGGCCCGCCCCGCGGCACGGGAGAGAGATCCGATCGCAAAGTCGCCCGACCCGAGGCGCTGCACCATCACCGATCTCGCGACGAACTGCGATCTCTTTTGCCAGAAGTCCGCAGCGCCAGGAGACAGCACCGTGGCCCATGCGACGACGCGAGCGGCGCCGGCCCACCGCCGGCACGAGAAGTACGAACGCCTGATCGCGGCAGCGCAGTCGCTGCCCCGACTGAAGGTCGCTGTGGCCCACCCTTGCGATGAGGCTGCCCTCGGTGCGGCGCTGGAGGCCGCCGATCTCGGGTTGATCGAACCCATCCTCGTCGGACCGCGCGAGCGGATCCTCGCGGCGGCCGCAACGCTGGCGACGCAGGAACCGGAGCGCTGGCGCATCGTCGAGGCCGGGCACAGCCACGCCTCGGCCGCGCAGGCCGTGGCGCTGGTGCAGGCCTGCGCGGCCGAGGCGTTGATGAAGGGCAGCCTGCACACCGACGAGCTGATGGCTGCCGTGGTGCGGCGCGACGGCGGCCTTCGCACCGCGCGCCGCCTGAGCCACTGCTTCGTGATGGATGTGCCGGGCCACGCCGACCCGCTCATCGTCACCGACGCGGCGATCAACATCGCGCCCTCCCTCGAGGAGAAGCGCGACATCGTCCAGAACGCGATCGACCTCGCGCACGCCTTCGGGGTCGAGACCGTGCGGGTCGCGATCGTCTCGGCGATGGAGACGGTCAACCCGAAGGTTCCCTCGACGATCGACGCCGCCGCCCTGTGCAAGATGGCCGATCGCGGCCAGATCACCGGTGCTGTCCTCGACGGGCCGCTCGCCCTCGACAACGCGATCGACCTCGGCGCGGCGGCGATCAAGCGGATCCGCTCGGCCGTCGCGGGCCGGGCCAACGTGCTGGTGGTGCCGGACCTCGAGGCCGGCAACATGCTGGCCAAGAGCCTGACCTTCCTGGCAGGGGCGGACGCTGCGGGAATCGTGCTCGGTGCCCGGGTGCCGATCATCCTGACGAGCCGGGCGGATTCGCAAACGACCCGTCTCGCCTCCTGCGCGGTCGCCTCGCTCGTCGCCGCGGCGAGGCGGACGACCACAGCCCTGCCGGAGGTCTAG
- a CDS encoding DUF3141 domain-containing protein: protein MAEIRTTRPDAAGAPPSLFAVQARLAEIYRERCAAAVQGCVDASLAANRAWAEALKPATPAQSLSDTVTYWADFAQRSLLFWDTMRRRGNDWLAHEAAGKPPLLAFKWEIVADARGYERPANYALARILPPDGVAIDPDKRAYVIIDPRAGHGPGIGGFKLDSEVGMALSAGHPVYVVIFYPEPVPGQTLADVAQAEAAFLRLVGERHPTRGRPVIVGNCQGGWAAMLVGALDPEHAGPLVINGAPMSYWAGNDAENPMRYAGGLLGGSWPALLASDLGGGVFDGAYLVENFEYLNPANTHFGKAYGLFSKIDTEPARFLEFERWWGGYYLMNREEIAWIVDNLFVGNRLAAGRAEWEEGKAFDLRAIRSPIILFASLGDNITPPQQAFNWVADLYPTTADLKANGQVIVGLMHESVGHLGIFVSGSVARREHAQIVDLLDYIEHLPPGLYGMKVEETEDETGPAYDVVLRELEVEDLQRLQKYARKDEVPFEAVRRVSELNAAAYETFVHPVVSAWVPREAGAALRALHPLRVRRWALSDLNPALSALAPWADLARAHRVRRDEAGPWAAAERRSAAGITAAWDFYRQMRDASAENLFYATYASLSTVLPRAEEPAAATEGTPALREAMARIDEGGFTDAAVRACLLMARLGPKERRLSTFKRIRELVGRDVGLLAMSASDAARVVRRQAAIVEHAPDAAMASLPDLVRKAEERRRLLDVVDRLGNRLGLGPEQRALLPRFRDLLGLAPAGISAESGVPRQKAG, encoded by the coding sequence ATGGCCGAGATCCGGACCACCCGCCCCGACGCAGCCGGAGCGCCGCCCTCCCTGTTCGCGGTCCAGGCCCGCCTGGCCGAGATCTACCGCGAGCGCTGCGCCGCGGCGGTCCAGGGCTGCGTCGATGCTTCATTGGCGGCCAACCGCGCCTGGGCCGAGGCGCTGAAGCCCGCCACGCCGGCGCAAAGCCTCAGTGACACGGTGACCTACTGGGCCGACTTCGCCCAGCGCTCGCTCCTGTTCTGGGACACGATGCGCCGGCGCGGCAACGACTGGCTGGCGCACGAGGCGGCCGGCAAGCCGCCGCTCCTCGCCTTCAAGTGGGAGATCGTCGCCGACGCGCGCGGTTACGAGCGGCCGGCGAACTACGCGCTCGCCCGCATCCTGCCGCCGGACGGCGTCGCGATCGATCCGGACAAGCGCGCCTACGTCATCATCGACCCGCGGGCCGGGCACGGGCCGGGGATCGGCGGCTTCAAGCTCGATTCCGAGGTCGGCATGGCGCTGTCCGCCGGCCACCCGGTCTACGTGGTGATCTTCTACCCCGAGCCGGTCCCGGGCCAAACGCTTGCCGATGTCGCCCAGGCCGAGGCCGCCTTCCTGCGCCTCGTGGGCGAGCGCCACCCGACCCGCGGCCGGCCGGTGATCGTCGGCAATTGCCAGGGTGGCTGGGCCGCGATGCTGGTCGGGGCGCTTGATCCCGAGCATGCCGGCCCGCTGGTGATCAACGGCGCGCCGATGTCGTACTGGGCCGGCAACGACGCCGAGAACCCGATGCGCTACGCCGGCGGGCTGCTCGGCGGGTCGTGGCCGGCGCTGCTGGCGAGCGATCTCGGCGGCGGCGTCTTCGACGGCGCCTACCTCGTCGAGAACTTCGAATACCTGAATCCGGCCAACACCCATTTCGGCAAGGCCTACGGGCTGTTCTCGAAGATCGACACCGAGCCGGCGCGCTTCCTCGAGTTCGAGCGCTGGTGGGGCGGCTACTACCTGATGAACCGCGAGGAGATCGCCTGGATCGTCGACAACCTGTTCGTCGGCAACCGGCTCGCCGCCGGCCGCGCCGAATGGGAAGAGGGCAAGGCCTTCGACCTCCGGGCGATCCGCTCGCCGATCATCCTATTCGCCTCGCTCGGCGACAACATCACGCCGCCGCAGCAGGCCTTCAACTGGGTCGCCGACCTCTATCCAACCACCGCCGACCTCAAGGCCAACGGGCAGGTCATCGTCGGGCTGATGCACGAGAGCGTCGGCCATCTCGGCATCTTCGTCTCCGGCAGCGTGGCGCGGCGCGAGCACGCCCAGATCGTCGACCTCCTCGACTACATCGAGCACCTGCCGCCCGGCCTCTACGGCATGAAGGTCGAGGAGACGGAAGACGAGACCGGTCCGGCTTACGACGTGGTGCTGCGCGAACTCGAGGTCGAGGACCTGCAGCGGCTGCAGAAATACGCCCGCAAGGACGAGGTGCCGTTCGAGGCGGTGCGCCGGGTGTCGGAGCTGAACGCCGCCGCCTACGAGACCTTCGTGCACCCGGTCGTGAGCGCGTGGGTGCCGCGCGAGGCCGGCGCGGCGCTCAGGGCGCTGCACCCGCTGCGGGTGCGGCGCTGGGCGCTGTCCGACCTCAACCCGGCGCTCTCCGCCCTCGCGCCGTGGGCCGACCTCGCACGGGCCCACCGCGTGCGCCGCGACGAGGCCGGGCCCTGGGCGGCGGCCGAGCGCAGGAGCGCCGCCGGGATCACCGCGGCCTGGGACTTCTACCGGCAAATGCGCGACGCGTCGGCCGAGAACCTGTTCTACGCCACCTACGCGAGCTTGAGCACGGTGCTGCCCCGCGCCGAGGAACCGGCCGCCGCGACCGAGGGCACGCCGGCGCTACGCGAGGCGATGGCCCGCATCGACGAGGGCGGCTTCACCGATGCGGCCGTCCGAGCGTGCCTGCTGATGGCCCGCCTCGGCCCGAAGGAGCGGCGGCTGTCGACCTTCAAGCGCATCCGCGAGCTCGTCGGCCGCGACGTCGGCCTGCTCGCCATGTCGGCGAGCGACGCGGCCCGGGTGGTGCGCCGGCAGGCGGCGATCGTCGAGCACGCGCCCGACGCCGCGATGGCATCCCTGCCCGACCTCGTGCGGAAAGCGGAGGAGCGCCGCCGCCTCCTCGACGTCGTCGATCGCTTGGGCAACCGCCTCGGCCTGGGGCCGGAGCAGCGCGCCTTGCTGCCGCGGTTCCGCGATCTCCTCGGCCTCGCCCCCGCGGGCATCTCGGCGGAGTCCGGCGTGCCCCGGCAGAAAGCCGGCTGA
- the trpB gene encoding tryptophan synthase subunit beta: protein MTALQTPNSFRTGPDERGRFGIFGGRFVAETLMPNILALEEAYTAAKADPAFQAEMTAYLTHYVGRPSPLYYAERLSEHLGGAKIYFKREELNHTGSHKVNNVLGQILLARRMGKPRIIAETGAGQHGVATATLCARFGLKCVVYMGAVDVERQKPNVFRMKMLGAEVVPVESGTRTLKDAMNEALRDWVTNVADTFYCIGTVAGPHPYPAMVRDFQSIIGIETKAQMLEQEGRLPDSLVACIGGGSNAMGLFHPFLDDREVAIYGVEAAGHGVSSGLHAASLTGGKPGVLHGNRTYLLMDGDGQIADAHSISAGLDYPGIGPEHAWLHEMGRVTYLSATDTETLEAFRLCSLMEGIIPALEPAHALAKVKELAPSLPRDHLMVVNLSGRGDKDIPQVAEILGDAL from the coding sequence GTGACCGCTCTCCAGACCCCGAACTCGTTCCGCACCGGCCCCGACGAGCGCGGCCGCTTCGGCATCTTCGGCGGCCGCTTCGTGGCCGAGACCCTGATGCCGAACATTCTCGCCCTGGAGGAGGCTTATACGGCAGCCAAGGCCGATCCGGCCTTCCAGGCCGAGATGACCGCTTACCTCACCCATTACGTCGGCCGGCCGAGCCCGCTCTACTACGCCGAGCGGCTGTCCGAGCACCTCGGCGGCGCGAAGATCTACTTCAAGCGCGAGGAGCTGAACCACACCGGCTCGCACAAGGTGAACAACGTGCTGGGCCAGATCCTGCTCGCCCGGCGCATGGGCAAGCCGCGGATCATCGCCGAGACCGGTGCCGGCCAGCACGGCGTCGCGACCGCGACGCTCTGCGCCCGCTTCGGGCTGAAATGCGTCGTCTACATGGGCGCGGTCGACGTCGAGCGGCAGAAGCCGAACGTCTTCCGGATGAAGATGCTCGGCGCCGAGGTGGTGCCGGTCGAGTCCGGCACCCGCACCCTGAAGGACGCGATGAACGAAGCCCTGCGCGACTGGGTCACCAACGTCGCGGACACGTTCTACTGCATCGGCACGGTGGCGGGACCGCATCCCTACCCGGCGATGGTGCGCGACTTCCAGTCGATCATCGGGATCGAGACCAAGGCGCAGATGCTGGAGCAGGAGGGCCGCCTGCCGGACTCGCTCGTTGCCTGCATCGGCGGCGGCTCGAACGCCATGGGGCTGTTCCACCCCTTCCTCGACGACCGCGAGGTGGCGATCTACGGCGTCGAGGCGGCCGGCCACGGCGTCTCGAGCGGCCTGCACGCCGCCTCGCTCACCGGCGGCAAGCCCGGCGTGCTGCACGGCAACCGCACCTATCTCCTGATGGACGGCGACGGCCAGATCGCCGACGCGCACTCGATCTCCGCCGGCCTCGACTATCCGGGCATCGGGCCCGAGCACGCCTGGCTGCACGAGATGGGCCGCGTCACCTACCTGTCGGCGACCGATACGGAGACCCTGGAGGCGTTCCGGCTGTGCTCGCTGATGGAGGGCATCATCCCGGCCCTCGAGCCCGCCCACGCGCTCGCCAAGGTCAAGGAACTCGCCCCGAGCCTGCCGCGCGACCACCTGATGGTCGTGAACCTGTCGGGCCGCGGCGACAAGGACATCCCCCAGGTGGCCGAGATCCTGGGCGACGCCCTCTGA
- a CDS encoding site-specific integrase, translating into MLALTRVWKYHTLQQNSLKYEVSVKQARVPTEAEFKRLTAVVSQGRYGPRNRMALMLSYLAGLRVGEIASLLWGDLLDGEGKVREQLRLSAAVTKGGHARVVFLNARLRREIEQFRSSLSSSPPREQPVLVTQKRAAFSANTLCQLIGGWYDQAGLDGGSSHSGRRWFITRLAHAGISPKAIMMLAGHRHLSTTQRYIDVNDEMMRLAVEVI; encoded by the coding sequence GTGCTCGCCCTCACGCGCGTCTGGAAATATCATACTTTGCAGCAAAACAGCTTGAAGTATGAGGTTTCGGTGAAGCAAGCGCGTGTGCCCACCGAGGCCGAGTTCAAGCGCCTTACAGCCGTAGTGAGCCAGGGGCGCTACGGTCCCCGCAACCGGATGGCTCTCATGCTGAGCTATCTGGCAGGTCTCCGAGTGGGCGAGATCGCCTCACTCCTTTGGGGCGACCTCCTCGACGGAGAAGGCAAGGTGCGGGAGCAGCTGCGGCTCAGCGCGGCCGTCACAAAGGGCGGGCACGCCCGCGTGGTGTTCCTCAACGCGCGCCTTCGGCGGGAGATCGAACAGTTCCGGTCCTCCCTGTCCTCCTCCCCTCCCCGCGAGCAGCCGGTGCTTGTCACGCAGAAGCGCGCAGCGTTCAGCGCGAACACGCTGTGTCAGCTCATAGGAGGATGGTACGATCAAGCGGGCTTAGACGGTGGGTCCAGCCATAGCGGTCGCCGGTGGTTCATCACTCGCCTCGCGCACGCGGGTATCTCGCCCAAGGCCATCATGATGCTAGCGGGCCATCGGCATCTGTCGACAACACAGCGTTACATCGATGTGAACGACGAGATGATGCGTTTAGCGGTTGAAGTTATATGA
- a CDS encoding ornithine cyclodeaminase family protein, with protein sequence MRLIGEAEIDAALTPLRMVDALGVAFRAGATAPTRHHHPIETAPDGASLLLMPAWTADYVGVKILTLFPGNPARGVDTIQGGVLLCDGRDGRPLALLDGARLTLWRTAAASALAARHLARADASRMVMVGSGALAPALVRAHAAVRPIRDVAVWNRRPEGAQRLAATLVAEGIDAHPVTDLAAAVAEADLVSCATLSTEPLVRGAWLRPGTHLDLVGAFTPAMREADDEALLRGPVYVDTPDALKKGGDVSIAIQSGALAPEAIAGDLAALCRGEAPGRPSPEAITVFKSVGAAIEDLAAAAAVWEVLTQDP encoded by the coding sequence ATGCGGCTGATCGGCGAGGCCGAGATCGACGCGGCGCTGACGCCCCTGCGCATGGTCGACGCCCTCGGGGTCGCCTTCCGGGCCGGCGCGACGGCGCCGACGCGCCATCACCACCCGATCGAGACGGCCCCGGACGGGGCCTCGCTGCTGCTGATGCCGGCCTGGACGGCCGACTATGTCGGGGTCAAGATCCTGACCCTGTTTCCGGGCAACCCGGCCCGGGGCGTCGATACGATCCAGGGCGGGGTCCTGCTCTGCGACGGGCGCGACGGCCGGCCGCTGGCGCTGCTCGACGGCGCCCGCCTGACCCTCTGGCGCACCGCCGCCGCCTCGGCGCTCGCCGCACGCCACCTCGCCCGCGCGGACGCGTCCCGGATGGTGATGGTGGGGTCCGGTGCCCTCGCACCCGCCCTGGTGCGGGCGCATGCCGCCGTGCGGCCGATCCGCGACGTCGCAGTCTGGAACCGCCGGCCGGAGGGAGCGCAGCGCCTCGCCGCGACCCTCGTCGCAGAGGGGATCGACGCTCACCCCGTCACCGATCTCGCGGCGGCGGTGGCTGAGGCGGACCTCGTCTCCTGCGCCACCCTCTCGACCGAGCCCCTGGTGCGCGGCGCCTGGCTGCGGCCCGGCACCCATCTCGACCTCGTCGGTGCCTTCACGCCGGCGATGCGCGAGGCCGACGACGAGGCCCTGTTGCGCGGGCCGGTCTACGTCGACACGCCGGACGCCCTCAAGAAGGGCGGCGACGTCTCGATCGCGATCCAGTCCGGCGCCCTCGCACCCGAGGCGATCGCCGGCGACCTCGCGGCCCTGTGCCGGGGCGAGGCGCCCGGGCGGCCGAGCCCTGAGGCGATCACGGTGTTCAAGTCGGTCGGCGCCGCGATCGAGGACCTGGCCGCCGCGGCGGCGGTGTGGGAAGTCCTGACGCAGGATCCTTGA
- a CDS encoding DUF2958 domain-containing protein produces MRLIDAATRELLLANGRDRDGDHRPVLKLFNPTGPATWLICAMEADGDTLYGLCDLGFGEPELGYVSLAEIEEVSAGLAIGLERDTSFRPAHPLSAYARAAREAGRIVDLGQPIQRDS; encoded by the coding sequence ATGCGCCTGATTGATGCTGCCACCCGTGAACTGCTGCTGGCCAACGGCCGTGATCGCGACGGTGATCACCGCCCGGTGCTCAAGCTGTTCAACCCTACGGGACCAGCCACGTGGCTGATCTGCGCGATGGAGGCTGACGGCGACACCCTCTACGGGCTGTGCGACCTCGGCTTCGGTGAGCCCGAACTAGGGTATGTGAGCCTCGCCGAGATCGAGGAGGTGAGCGCGGGTCTCGCGATCGGCTTGGAGCGAGATACTTCGTTCCGGCCCGCTCATCCCTTATCCGCCTATGCACGTGCGGCGCGCGAGGCCGGGCGGATCGTCGATTTGGGTCAGCCCATTCAGCGTGACAGTTGA
- a CDS encoding site-specific integrase, with protein MRFSIRGQGQLKRSLDTDDLREAQRRAEAIWYEATYRAQQGLTARAHTFESVAEEYIAQILREVERGERRADQGKSEPAVIRRYFVGYFGQKPVDAVSEADLERYAEWRRTYWTEGPGKLITHIEYERGGHRLRRPVRRSAPSLSRQRGELVVLRQLLRWASRQGYLKTPPEVTIKARRTPDNRRPSFEPHEFAHLQKVSLSRLVDPIMDGGGAMVEASDKRRWRIKRLDDHTRRDRTLLHAYVMIGAFSGLRPTEMYNLTWGDVLGYRAGRGKPVDQRDIRLQVRGKGKSGKAIPQKAAIPWFDTLWMLFERSMGREPMDADPVFASETGKRITSVANGFTELLKAAGLERDHRGIKRTPYSLRHFYISEQLANGSEVLDVARNCRTSLAMIDKHYGQVRLERVVDRLRPEWRRS; from the coding sequence ATGCGCTTCAGCATCCGCGGGCAGGGGCAGCTTAAGCGATCCCTGGACACCGACGATCTCCGGGAGGCACAGCGCCGGGCAGAGGCCATCTGGTACGAAGCGACGTATCGCGCGCAGCAGGGGCTCACCGCCCGCGCCCACACGTTCGAGAGCGTGGCAGAGGAGTACATCGCGCAGATCCTGCGCGAGGTGGAACGGGGCGAACGGCGAGCCGATCAGGGCAAGAGCGAACCCGCCGTGATCCGCCGGTATTTCGTGGGCTACTTCGGCCAGAAGCCCGTGGATGCGGTGAGTGAGGCTGACCTGGAGCGCTATGCGGAGTGGCGGCGCACCTACTGGACCGAAGGCCCTGGCAAGCTCATCACGCACATCGAGTACGAGAGGGGAGGTCACCGGCTGCGCCGGCCGGTACGCCGCTCAGCGCCCTCTCTGAGCCGTCAGAGGGGCGAGCTGGTAGTGCTGCGGCAGCTGCTACGCTGGGCCTCGCGACAGGGCTACCTGAAGACGCCGCCCGAGGTCACCATCAAAGCCCGGCGCACGCCAGACAACCGGCGACCTAGCTTCGAGCCGCATGAGTTCGCCCACCTGCAGAAGGTGAGCCTCAGTCGGCTGGTGGACCCCATCATGGACGGCGGCGGAGCGATGGTGGAGGCCAGCGACAAACGTCGCTGGCGCATCAAGCGGCTGGACGATCACACGCGACGCGATCGCACTCTGCTGCACGCGTACGTGATGATCGGCGCGTTCTCCGGTCTCCGCCCGACGGAGATGTACAATCTCACGTGGGGTGACGTGCTGGGCTACCGGGCAGGGCGAGGCAAACCCGTGGATCAGCGGGACATCCGGTTGCAGGTGCGGGGCAAGGGCAAGAGCGGCAAGGCGATCCCGCAGAAGGCGGCGATCCCGTGGTTCGATACGCTGTGGATGCTGTTCGAGCGCAGCATGGGCCGTGAGCCCATGGATGCCGATCCGGTGTTCGCGAGCGAGACGGGCAAGCGCATCACGTCGGTGGCCAACGGCTTCACTGAGCTGCTTAAGGCTGCCGGACTGGAACGGGATCACCGCGGCATCAAGCGCACGCCCTACTCGCTCCGGCACTTTTACATCAGCGAGCAGCTGGCCAACGGATCTGAGGTTCTTGATGTGGCCCGCAACTGTCGCACATCACTGGCCATGATCGATAAGCACTACGGGCAAGTGCGGCTGGAGCGTGTGGTAGATCGGCTTCGACCCGAATGGAGGCGATCTTAA
- a CDS encoding phosphoribosylanthranilate isomerase, producing the protein MSPAPTLVKICGLSTPDTLEASLAAGADLIGLVHFPKSPRHVDLDLGAALSRQARGRAERVALLVDPDDALVAAVVAALDPDWLQLHGRESPERVAAVKALSGRPVMKALGIATADDLARAARYAGIADRLLYDAKPAPGAVLPGGNGHAFDWELLAGAGRDHPFMLSGGLTPDTVAEALAVTAAQAVDVSSGVESGPGRKDPDRIAAFVAAAKRAASEPQIAPEARRA; encoded by the coding sequence ATGTCGCCCGCTCCCACACTCGTCAAGATCTGCGGCCTCAGCACGCCCGACACCCTGGAGGCGTCGCTCGCCGCCGGCGCCGACTTGATCGGCCTCGTGCATTTTCCGAAGAGCCCGCGCCACGTCGACCTCGACCTCGGCGCCGCCCTGTCGCGACAGGCGCGGGGCCGGGCCGAGCGCGTGGCCCTGCTGGTCGATCCCGACGACGCCCTTGTCGCGGCGGTGGTCGCGGCCCTCGATCCGGACTGGCTTCAGCTGCACGGCCGGGAGAGCCCGGAGCGCGTGGCGGCCGTGAAGGCCCTCAGCGGACGCCCGGTGATGAAGGCGCTCGGCATCGCCACCGCCGACGATCTCGCCCGCGCCGCCCGCTACGCGGGCATCGCCGACCGGCTGCTCTACGACGCCAAGCCGGCTCCCGGCGCGGTCCTGCCCGGCGGCAACGGCCACGCCTTCGACTGGGAGCTGCTGGCGGGCGCCGGCCGCGACCACCCGTTCATGCTCTCCGGCGGCCTGACGCCCGACACCGTCGCCGAAGCTCTGGCGGTGACCGCCGCGCAGGCGGTGGACGTGTCGTCGGGCGTCGAATCGGGCCCCGGCCGCAAGGACCCGGACCGCATCGCCGCCTTCGTGGCGGCCGCGAAACGGGCTGCGTCCGAACCGCAAATTGCCCCAGAGGCGCGAAGGGCGTAA